A window from Carassius carassius chromosome 40, fCarCar2.1, whole genome shotgun sequence encodes these proteins:
- the LOC132122206 gene encoding zinc finger and BTB domain-containing protein 38-like produces MKHRNKHMRGDRMGEGTEEADGAKTTRISLSFPLSAGLPSFSARKHCSSSHPISSTNVHDRDSSDGTAWMGEAFRDKQLSKTSSNADRLPCTSSSFPVDLTAPVSKNCKSSLSFSVDGSGSRYPTSPLQHSNKTDYSKETAGVSLNNGYKEHSTTETAHILFNLSARAYQDQGMKDPESSKGKKRKANSLHVELSLPLPSINPHSSSSTPPPPPSPSSLSLTSSPLTTPTPSFHDSFRAVPKPELLCGVCHRLFSTASSLTVHMRLHRGGRVLSCRHCGKAFIHNKRLQSHEATCKQGLPAFPVPPKEEPLEEGEVERADEAADPEQLGQGTRPGRPIKKVRDLHARHAGTLTCTDALGEEDHFVKVVDGHIIYFCSVCERSYMTLSSLKRHSNVHSWQRKYPCHYCDKVFALAEYRTKHEVWHTGERRYQCIFCWEAFPTYYNLKTHQKAFHGINPGLISSEKTANGGYKQKVNGLKLYRLLPMRALKRPYKTYSQPMADGLLTSDSSVTLPLSIDSSLPQPLDTKKLESFLKDLQTTEPERFPIRVGVEQGKKLACPQKDMAVEARDTEGSDLWKSGSNSGKSKTPECPEESVSSVISFAHSKPSVIMHSAAVSSSVIVHRNKMNSEERKRSQENYLMAKTSQKQIKKHSQRVHTETYRDWDTVSEDTEASKIRQPTEKLHKGRKVHNKTESNKTIPLAVGSEVKGSGPLCQITVRIGEEAIVKRSISETDLRRDKSPTRNKPKKSNLSQEDQREQRHTNHHQRKQRKSSQEGKEGESKWKNPKLKGKVRKYFFRQEVREDRDDHDVEDNLWRPYYSYKPKRKALHMQGAKAWKHKLHYKRSLRPMRRADRLMKNLNKEIDGGEADEGEERRQKVKKELKEISEPQKTEVKEMSHTCPISSKTEEKGKEKGTHGKPDLPLPLSVSQTTNNSQNTASSIIKQRWSEDRASECGTCGRWFSSPRKRDKHELTHLFEFVCMLCRAPFPSQSKLEEHQRTQHPKTKPLSAPTFFTSQSSRNEVEIKADENGVDGRSIEKDSPVRLGRRPLIRYTCSQCDKVCKTSAALNCHIKRHELGSSTSVEDTQEKQDLPSCATFAVESTPSKGLDTNSEQVQPVSVIYYSKPDCQITSNQLGEKMEENKRVRNCESPKVAANEKVHSPLCAQFSQVMHSPTLERFNVISPNLPSVLVMNGAECLDYRTPEKRNLDTLDQQKRSPTPSDRQIQVSQMLTEPQIRRGTTPSGPVSLKTGRSYVFREGENIPNEDFSDLQDAKDLRIFPQSSSQVQDLSMPTILAKKKELDQQNKHPSNISKEQSCNEEVLLLVPKEEPLSPIPSPTCSVIQTTPKGSSQRYSKSPCHSPGPLDLQLRPQAEKSQTHRGRHNTEKQGLMLQANSAGMSKTPSHNLLHLQVPTAEPESKDHTSVTPTEHHRGSGYPVQELTLPLVIPGGYCSGKKQEEQILMSYPAGPLPFPPLGKMVPHSDSTKLPFYPDPYHLLYGPHLLPYPYNLAALPMALNMMTSGDKEPLPFLPFFNYAAAPLTGTVPHPLVVNPSLYNSGGSSSTKQDNP; encoded by the coding sequence ATGAAACACAGAAATAAACACATGAGAGGAGACAGGATGGGAGAGGGCACAGAGGAGGCGGATGGTGCCAAAACTACGAGGATATCGCTCAGTTTTCCCCTTAGTGCTGGACTGCCTAGCTTTTCTGCACGGAAGCACTGCTCCTCATCCCACCCCATTTCCTCCACCAACGTTCACGACAGAGATAGTTCAGATGGCACAGCATGGATGGGGGAAGCATTCAGAGACAAACAGTTATCGAAAACATCATCAAACGCTGACCGCTTGCCATGCACTTCTTCTTCCTTCCCTGTCGATCTAACTGCTCCAGTCAGTAAGAACTGCAAGTCATCTCTATCCTTTTCTGTTGATGGTAGTGGCTCCAGATACCCAACATCTCCTTTACAACACTCTAACAAAACTGACTATTCAAAAGAGACAGCTGGGGTTAGTCTCAATAATGGGTACAAAGAGCATTCGACAACAGAAACAGCACACATCCTTTTCAACCTTAGTGCGAGAGCCTACCAGGACCAAGGTATGAAGGATCCTGAGAGTTCAAAAGGCAAAAAACGCAAGGCAAACAGCCTCCATGTTGAACTGAGCCTTCCTCTCCCAAGCATAAACCCTCACTCGTCCTCATcaacccctcctcctcctccttcaccCTCATCTCTCTCTTTAACTTCCTCCCCCTTGACTACCCCCACGCCATCTTTCCATGACTCTTTTAGAGCAGTGCCGAAGCCAGAACTACTGTGTGGGGTGTGCCACCGTCTGTTCAGTACTGCCTCGTCCCTCACTGTCCACATGCGTCTCCATCGGGGGGGACGAGTACTCAGCTGCCGCCACTGTGGCAAAGCCTTCATCCATAATAAAAGACTGCAATCCCATGAGGCCACCTGCAAGCAAGGGCTGCCAGCTTTTCCAGTGCCACCCAAAGAAGAGCCCCTGGAGGAGGGTGAAGTGGAGAGAGCAGATGAGGCTGCAGACCCAGAACAGCTTGGACAAGGGACAAGGCCTGGCCGGCCCATAAAAAAAGTGCGAGACCTTCACGCCCGTCATGCTGGAACACTGACTTGCACGGATGCCCTGGGGGAAGAGGATCACTTTGTAAAAGTGGTGGATGGACATATCATTTACTTTTGCTCTGTGTGCGAACGCTCTTACATGACTTTGTCCAGCCTGAAGCGACACTCCAATGTGCATTCATGGCAGCGGAAGTACCCCTGTCACTACTGTGACAAGGTTTTTGCTCTGGCTGAGTACCGCACCAAACATGAGGTGTGGCACACAGGTGAAAGGCGCTACCAGTGCATCTTTTGCTGGGAGGCATTTCCTACTTACTACAACCTTAAAACACACCAAAAGGCATTCCATGGTATAAACCCTGGTTTGATCTCAAGTGAAAAAACAGCCAATGGTGGCTACAAGCAGAAGGTCAATGGCCTTAAACTGTACCGCCTGCTGCCCATGCGAGCTCTAAAGCGACCTTACAAAACATACAGTCAGCCAATGGCTGATGGACTACTCACTTCTGATTCATCAGTTACCCTGCCTCTGTCTATAGACAGCAGCCTCCCACAACCTCTGGACACTAAGAAATTGGAGTCTTTCCTGAAAGATCTTCAAACCACAGAGCCTGAACGATTCCCCATCAGGGTGGGTGTTGAGCAGGGTAAAAAATTAGCTTGTCCTCAAAAAGACATGGCAGTAGAAGCAAGGGACACAGAAGGGTCAGATTTATGGAAGTCAGGTAGCAACAGTGGCAAAAGTAAAACTCCAGAGTGCCCAGAAGAATCTGTCTCTTCAGTCATTTCATTTGCACACAGCAAACCCTCTGTCATCATGCACAGTGCTGCAGTTTCTTCCTCTGTTATTGTTCACAGAAACAAGATGAATTctgaagagagaaaaagaagTCAAGAAAATTATCTAATGgcaaaaacaagtcaaaaacaaataaaaaaacatagcCAGAGAGTGCACACAGAGACATACAGGGACTGGGACACTGTCAGTGAAGACACAGAGGCCTCGAAAATCAGGCAGCCAACAGAGAAACTTCACAAGGGAcgaaaagttcacaataaaacagaGTCAAATAAGACAATTCCTTTAGCAGTGGGATCAGAAGTCAAGGGCAGTGGCCCACTTTGTCAGATTACTGTGCGCATAGGGGAGGAAGCGATAGTCAAACGGAGCATCTCTGAAACAGATCTAAGGAGGGACAAAAGCCCTACACGCAACAAACCCAAAAAAAGTAACCTCTCACAGGAGGACCAGAGAGAGCAGCGGCACACCAATCACCACCAACGTAAACAACGTAAATCCAGTCAGGAAGGAAAGGAGGGGGAGTCCAAATGGAAAAACCCAAAACTAAAAGGCAAGGTGAGGAAATACTTCTTCCGGCAGGAGGTCAGGGAGGACAGAGATGACCATGATGTGGAGGACAACCTATGGAGGCCTTACTATTCTTACAAACCCAAGCGAAAGGCCCTTCATATGCAAGGGGCTAAAGCCTGGAAGCACAAATTGCACTACAAACGATCCCTGAGGCCTATGAGGAGAGCTGATAGACTCATGAAAAATTTGAATAAAGAAATTGATGGTGGAGAGgcagatgagggagaggagaggagacagAAAGTAAAGAAAGAGCTGAAAGAAATTAGTGAACCACAGAAAACTGAAGTCAAAGAAATGTCACACACTTGTCCTATCTCTTCAAAAACGGAAGAGAAGGGAAAAGAAAAGGGAACACATGGAAAGCCTGATCTTCCTCTCCCTTTGTCTGTTTCACAGACTACAAACAATTCTCAAAACACAGCATCCTCTATCATCAAACAACGATGGTCAGAAGATCGGGCTTCTGAGTGTGGAACATGTGGGCGTTGGTTCTCCAGCCCAAGGAAACGAGACAAACATGAGTTGACACATCTATTTGAGTTTGTGTGCATGCTTTGTAGAGCTCCATTCCCCTCACAATCCAAACTAGAGGAACACCAGAGGACTCAGCATCCCAAAACCAAGCCCCTGTCTGCCCCTACTTTCTTCACTTCCCAGTCATCAAGAAATGAGGTGGAAATAAAAGCGGATGAGAATGGAGTGGATGGACGTTCCATAGAGAAAGACAGCCCAGTTCGCTTGGGCAGGAGGCCTTTAATCAGATATACATGCTCACAATGTGATAAAGTCTGCAAAACATCTGCTGCACTTAACTGCCACATCAAGCGACACGAGTTAGGCAGTTCAACCTCGGTTGAAGACACACAGGAAAAGCAAGATTTACCTAGTTGTGCAACTTTTGCAGTGGAGTCTACACCAAGCAAAGGTTTAGACACCAACTCTGAGCAAGTACAGCCGGTGTCTGTCATATATTACTCCAAACCAGACTGTCAAATTACTAGCAACCAACTGGGTGAGAAGATGGAAGAAAACAAAAGAGTCAGAAATTGTGAAAGTCCCAAAGTGGCAGCCAATGAAAAAGTCCACAGTCCACTGTGTGCACAGTTTTCCCAAGTTATGCACAGCCCCACTTTAGAAAGGTTTAACGTCATCTCTCCTAACCTCCCTAGTGTACTTGTAATGAATGGTGCAGAGTGCCTAGACTACAGGACACCAGAGAAACGGAATTTAGACACACTAGATCAGCAGAAAAGAAGCCCAACGCCAAGTGACAGGCAAATCCAAGTTTCTCAAATGTTGACAGAACCTCAGATTAGAAGAGGAACAACTCCATCTGGACCTGTATCACTAAAAACAGGCAGAAGTTATGTGTTTAGAGAAGGTGAAAATATTCCAAATGAAGATTTCAGTGATTTACAAGATGCTAAGGATTTAAGAATATTTCCTCAATCCAGCAGCCAAGTCCAAGACTTATCCATGCCAACAATACTGGCAAAAAAGAAGGAACTTGATCAACAGAATAAACATCCATCCAACATCTCAAAGGAACAGTCTTGTAATGAGGAGGTGTTGTTGCTAGTACCCAAAGAGGAACCACTCAGTCCGATACCATCTCCTACATGCTCTGTCATTCAAACCACTCCAAAAGGATCTTCTCAAAGGTATTCAAAGTCACCTTGTCACTCTCCAGGACCTTTGGACCTACAGTTGCGGCCACAGGCAGAGAAAAGCCAAACACACAGAGGAAGGCACAATACAGAAAAACAGGGTCTTATGTTGCAAGCAAATTCAGCCGGGATGAGCAAGACTCCGTCCCACAACCTGCTACATCTTCAAGTGCCCACAGCAGAGCCTGAATCAAAGGACCACACCTCTGTCACTCCTACTGAACACCACAGAGGCTCAGGCTACCCTGTCCAGGAGCTTACTCTTCCCTTGGTCATACCTGGAGGGTACTGCTCTGGTAAGAAACAGGAGGAGCAAATCCTGATGTCTTACCCTGCTGGACCCCTACCCTTTCCACCACTTGGGAAGATGGTACCACACTCTGA